tattcattgatattttcaaagCTGGTTTTCAGAAGGTCACTTCATGACATCCACACTATTGCTGTTTCTTACGCTGTCGAATTAAGACCTCACCAGtcatcaaatgttttgaatttaagGATGAGACTCACGTTTTAGGCCTCATTTTAgtgattttaatttatttcaaaatttgaatccCCTCCCAATGACCTTTGTAATGGGGAAAATGTCAAGACCATATTTATTAGGAAATGCAAGAATTACTAGCAAAAATGAACATTGTCGCTTCCTGTGCATTccgttttattcatttgttttaacTCTGGTCGGATTAGCTGGGATATCAGTACATCAAGAGGGTACGACAATTTAATTATCTGATGCAGAGGAGGCGGGAAGGggtgcagagcatgatgggtaaaatCAACAGTGAAAGCTCATTACGCAGTGAGCCTCCGTTGTGTACACTCCGATCGTTTGGTACGGTTACAATTGTGGCTGGCTCAGTGCTCACCAGCCGTATTTTGGggcattttcaactcgccgtaactttcacaacAATTCATCATTTTGGATACTATAAAGCGAAAATCTCCACTGATATTTCTCCTTCTGTGCTAGGAGAATcgattttggaattattgataggaatacTGTGATTTTTAGGCGATTTCGTGAAGAATACTTGACCCCGCTGAGGTCGTAAATTTCGGTCCGGTTTTTCGCCCATTTGTTGTTTCGcctaaaatttacaaattttgcaaaatactAGTAGATGGAttcttgtgtacttttaaaTGGCTATAGTTAGAAATAGAGTGTTTAATACTGTATTCTGTTTCTGTACCTCGATACAGATCTCGACATCATTGATTCATACATACTACATTGAAAGCAGACAATGGCATCGAAAGAAACTAGTGCGGAGTTCATGGGCAGAATTCAAGGCGTGCTGTCATCAGGTTTCCTGTCCATCGGCCTTGCTGTAGGTTCAGCAGCCGGACTGTTTCAAGCTATGTCGAGATTAGGAGAACCGAAAACATCTACTGAAATCGCTCGAGAAGCAAACAAGAAAGAAAGGTAAGTCTTTCCGTCTCACCAATGTTACACTTTTGTTCGACTCCTTTAGTCATGACTTAAATAGGTAATCTACGGGCAGTTCAGTGGAAGGACCTATGCGAAAATGAAATTCTATTTTTATGTAACTTACATTAAATGAGCCCATATTATAAAAGAAACTACTGCTAATAAAAGTAGCGTCATCTAAATAACTGTAGACCTACAGTTGTACACTTGTACCCACTTCGGTCGCTCAATTCAACTGGTCCAGTGCCAGTTTCACCAAAACCTTACCAAACTACGACTTGATCAGGCcagctgaaaaaaaatgtctgctTTCTccaaatttaaatttattattGGAAACGACTTTACTACTGAAAAAAGGGTCGTTTAATACCCAATAAATGTAGGGAGGGTAAATCGTTTCAGTTGAATGCATTGTTTAAGACTTGGAACCTTGACAGGTCATTGAGGGACAAGGAGTACTAGTATGTCTGTCACGCACACGATGTTTACATTGGCACAGTTATAATAAGTCTGCCCAGGGTCTGCCATTGATACCAAAGAAGTTGTTTAGCTGAACTTGTTTTTGACACAAGTGGGGGAGTGAGTAGCTGACTTTAGAGTTTGGGGTGTAAGATGATAAgagatgataaaataattatttatcattgcttttagtaaatatacaaaaacactCGTATATTCAACTTAAAGGCGTAAATATGCCTTTGGTCTAGAGTTTGTGACCAATTATAAAAAAgaccccccaaaaaaagaaCTATAGGGGACATGTGCACGTCACTTTATTAACCAGTAACTCGAACAACTGTGTACTTTACGTAGATCCTAATAATTTTGACCACAGCTCTCGAAAGTGAATGCACAGAGACTCTTAGGCAAGTACTGCTTCAAAGTTGTTAGAGTTAACGCTTTCGTTTGAGACCTTGACCCATATGACCTCTTAAAGGTCGGAATTTATACACAAATGAGGTTTGCAAATAGACTCTGTGTCTCCAGCTATATTCATCATGGCGGGGCTTAAGGTGAGACAGTGATATTCACCGTTGTCTCCAATGAAAAATGAGTATTTAATCATTAACTCCGGCATAGACACCGATCAAGTGTAGACAGTGAGAAATATTTTGCAACGGTACACACTAGTAGTCTCGCCACTTGATAGCTGTCGATCAGCTGTCATAACAATTATCGAAAAAGTGGTTGGGAGTAATGTTGCCATATCGTTGTAATTATGAACTTTACTCTAGATCTGTTACGTGCAAGACTGAAGAATATTGCCATTTCACAATTTACTTCATTAGAAATCAGTTTTACAAGGCAAATTAAATGAAAGAAAGTATGATAAATGTATTATGGTGGATGTTTTTATTGGACATGGCGAAGTGAACAAGATGATTGTTCATGCCTTCAACATGTccatagtctatcagctagccctcggatgttcttccgataaaatacgacacacagccgaacaacgctatcgaggatggaacatccgaggcaggccctcacatgcgaacttcgttcgcttatagttatagcatcgaaagaaagcccgaacgtctagcagcaagactaacatGTCCATTGCCTAATGGCCAAATCTCACTTAGAAGTGTTAAGTGTCAAGTTAATCCCAAGGTCATCCACAAAGCAAGCAATGTCAGCACTATTTACCCACACTCAGACTTCATTCACTTATCTACAGATATATGTTTCATTCCTATTATTCTAGGTCACCAGCTTGCAAAATAGGACAGTGTATCAGTTACAATGACCTATTTTAGCACTTCCACGGATATAGAAACAAAATACCTGAAAACGACCTTGAAAATAACTTTAGTTACGACTACATGTAAATCCATGATACCATATATACTTGCCTGATTTATAAAGTTTGTCCGACTCACATTTAACCTTGGACCAATACAATTATTTCGTTGTACTTGTTTGAATAATCACTCAGTActtgaaattaaagaaaaatgTTACGTTCGAAAATATTCAATACCGCTAGTGGTTGATTTTAGAATAATGGTGACAAGTATATGATAAACATTCCTTTCTAGAAATTAAAAATTAAGAAATTGTTGTTTCTATAGATATGTACGAGAGTGGCTTGCAGGCATGGTAACTGGGAGAATTGTTGACTATAATCCCAAGGAGGAAACTTATTTTATACCGCCATCACATTTGGACTGTCTTCTTGAGGGACAGGCTTTTGCAAACGTTGGCAACACAGTACAATTTGTACCTACACTGTGTGACGGCTATAATGATGTCTTGAAGTGTATGGAACCAGATGGACCTAGAGGTAAATACAGTCTgtgtaatgaatgaatgaatgtatgtatgtatgtatgtatgtatgtatgtatgtatgtatgtatgtatgtatgtatgtatgtatatgtacgtatgtacgtacgtatgtacgtatgtatgtatgtatgtatgtatgtatgtatgcatgtatgtatgcatgtatgtatgcatgtatgtatgtatgtatgtatgtatgtatgtatgtatgtatgtatgtatgtatgcatgtatgtatgcatgtatgtatgtatgtatgtatgtatgtacgtacgtatgtatgtacgtacgtacgtacgtacgtatgtatgtatgcatgtatgcatgcatgcatgcatgtatgtatgtatgtatgtatgtatgtatgtatgtatgtatgtatgtatgtatgtatgcatgtatgtatgtatgtatgcatgcatgtatgtatgtatgtatgtatgtatgtatgtatgtatgtatgtatgtatgtatgtatgtatgtatgtatgtatgtatgtatgtatgtatgtatgtatgtatgtatgtgtttatgtgtttatgtgtttatgtgtgtgtatttcagAACACTGTTTAGGTTAAACATCTATTATTTTATCCTCGGAACATACTCTATTTCCCTCATCCTGGTGTCCTGTTATCAAAACAGCATGAAGCTGTACCAAACCTATCAGTACTTGTTTTCAATACTTGggccatatatacacacaatagcAATTTTGACATTGGTTTAAGAACGTGGATTTTAGATACGATAGTTCAATTGCTACGTACATCTGGTATAATTATAGCCGTCTACTCACGGGACCAGTAACTCCGCTATACGTGCTCTCTACCCACCTTGTCCTGATAGTAATTCCAACACGCCCAAAGGAAAGAATTTAGAATACCCAAATGTTTATATTTGCGTAACATtggcatttcatgtaaattatcactCCTGATGTGTAGTACTTAAATTTACATTATCAGatttacatattacatttacataatgacttcatttgaatatgtaataatatagtCGCTTCCCAGTGAGATCAATTGCAATCAACTGATGTGGATATTTAATTGCAAAGCTAAATAATGGATTAGAATTGCTATCAGGACAAGCTGAACAGAGAACGAGAGAAGAGCAGTAATCATAGATCCAGCTAATATACAGACTAGTATTATTACAGCTAGTCTGAGAACTGAAGCCCTGTCTAGGATATTATACCATGATGGccaagccaggttcaacaaaaaatatggaatatatattctggtcgttctacgtcacagcAACGCGCGTCTTTGTCacgacaatgcgtgtctacgtcattggttctacTTCGTTTGAAACTTGATGAGTCAAAACACTCAGaactgccattactttccccgattttctttcatttactattcccaatatttttcttcattcagccaaaaaatACAGGTCACCTAAATAAGGATGAATTGTCACcactcgtctagcgacttgtagttaCAAAGGTTAGGTCgtatgcattcattcattcgttagGTCGCTCgtaatttccttggctgaacgagaAAAAATGTCTAATTACAATATCAGGAGATCATGTATTcctaatattttatttacaggTATTCCATATTCGGTTTATAGCAAATTTCACAAAGTGATGGACCGGGTATCATCCACTAGGTTTTCTGGTGTTCCAAAATTCTTGAAAGATATGGATGACGTAATGGCAAAATTGGGTAAGTGACGTCAACATAGATCCAACAATTTGAACTTGCATTTAGATCGTTACAGCTGTAGATAATACATCTCCTACCATCAACCAACATAGACTGTTGTTCCCTGAGTCTGTGAATATAATTCTTTGCATAGATTTTTAACACAACTTAGGGACGATCGCATAAATGTCGCACAATTCCCCCCAAAACGAACGTCGTTCTTTTAGGTCAAAACCCTCCTCTCCCCATAAACGAACTCTCAATAGTGCGACTTCAAACATTTATGATATTcaatgtaaactatgatgagaactgtagtggtcacaccactatgatgtaatgtaaaaacatgattgtaaattaATCACATGAAAGatcattaaaatactaccagaaaccctcCCTCCATATATCTCACATTAGatgtaaatttttatcaacttttcaTGCATCAACATCTAAATTATTAACATTGGGATTCGGTAGAACCTGTAGTTAGTAGAAGTAgtttaaatgtatttgtgttcaTGTCATAGAAATGTACATGCTTCATCAACCAGCACGTGATTTTGTATTTGGTTAAAACAGCCATTATCAAGCAACAATATAAATCTATCATCGATCACATTCCTTTGTTGAAATAATGCACATCTTCTTTACTACAGAATCTGGTATTATGGTCTGTGACATTGGATGCGGCAAGGGTACAGCGATTCTCGAATTTGCAAAATTATTCCCCAAGAGCACCTTCTACGGCATAGATTTTTCAGAATCGCTAGTAAAGGAAGCCCAGTTGGAGGCAGACGAATTAAAACTTCCAAACCTGGCCTTCTACTGCCATGACGCTGTCAAACTCCCCGCTGATTGGTCAGGAAAATTCGAGCTTTTGCTGTCGATAGATTCGATTCACGACCAGGCTAGACCAGATTTGGTATTGGAAGAATGTTATCGTGTACTTAAAAGTGACGGCCATTACAttgttattgatattgataGCCACACTAAAATCACCGATAATTTAGATAACCCGACCGCTACTACTTTCTACGTATGTAGTTTGATGCATTGCATGCCGGTATCTTTATACTTTGATGGCGGGTTTGGTCTAGGCACTATGTGGGGTATGGAGAAAGCaattgaaatgtttgaaaatgcAAAGTTCACTTGTGAGCGACATTTTCACCTTGAAGGTACAACAGAGCGAGTTTATGTGTGCAGGAAATAGTGAAATAAGCGGAGGCAATCTTAAATATATCGTATGCAAAATATGAGTGCTAACTGTCATGTTTACAGAGCAAACTAACTGAAAAAATAACTATATGTAAGAGTCGACAGTCGTCGAATTGAGGTTACAAAGTTGTTCATGTATTTAGGATGTTGAAACTAATTTTCTCTTTACGTGTTCCCTTTTTACTACATGCATGTAGTTTGAATGTTCATTTGATGAGATGCTTCATTTAGTAGTTTGCCAAAGGCAATGATAATGTAGATTTCATGTTAACAATTAATTActattaattaatattttactCTTTGTAATTTTATCAAAAGAATAAATGaccaaacaatgtgatcataACAATTCCGCTAATTTCTTATGTCACATTTTAGATTAGCATTTAGTTcatttttaaagtaatttttatCAAGAAATTGGAATTAGAACTTACGGAATTGACAGAACCCCAGAACACAGGTATTTTCAGGAGTGTTCCAGGGTTCTCTCCATGCATGTACTTTCACGAGCGTTGCGGCGAGAACagtgtacaaccgacatttgtaataattgctgACATTTTAATAACGCCgatattattaataaaaatcacgtttttatgtaataaaaccgacatttgtaataattgcataAATGTGTAATCatttctatgaacgacaaatgtaGTAAACTTgtcgacatttgtaataaacttgCCGACACTTGTagtaaactaatgacatttgtaataaactaacgacatttgtaatgaaattgcCGACACCTGAagtaaactaacgacatttgtaataaattgccgacatttgtaatgaaattgccgacatttgtaataaacgcccgacatttgtaataaaatttccGGCATCTTAAAGATGTTTAAGAACAGcatttacatatgaatatataattttatgatGTGATCGTATCAAAATACTTTAGAATGTGTCGAGTGAATTGATAGGAAACCCACTAGTTTTCGGCTATTTACAATAAAACCTTCACCTTcaccaatcctagatttcaacaaattaaacacctgAAACTAAGAATCTTTATTACAATTCCCTGCGTAATAACTTATTCTACAAGCCAGGGAAGTTTTACGACGACATTTAGCACCAAATTTGATACAGGTGTTACGTATCTAATTCTATTATTCAAATCCAATTTAAAGAAATTTAGTCTATCGTTAGTTGGCCTGTCATAGGcttgtgttaataaaaccatcagAAGTTCTAATATCATGGACAATTATTGGCAAGCGATTATGTTTCTTTTTGTACATAAGTACAATTAGTTCACGGATCAACTTAAACGACTTTTTTTGTAGCCAATAAATACATTAGAGGTACACCTAAGAACTCAGCTGCGCATGTCACCcgaacatactagtatatgttagtatctgtaacattggtatagtgtgACATTACTCTAGATCTTGTAGATACAGTAAAGTCGTTTCGGTTATTTAATAGAGAACTTTAGGTCTGTTCATCGGTACTACGTATAATCGAAACTGGAAGCTGGTGTGTGTACCCTAGACTCTGACGACATATGACGATATGCAGTAGCCATAACACATAGTGTCCGTAGTGTGTGATGTCTGAAATATAGCCTTTATATGTATGTTAACCTCTTCACACTCACAGAAAAGAATATGTCGATGTAGACTTAATGATACACTAGCTTGTTTTAAAAATTACCGATGATGATTACTTGTCAACCCATTACGGAACTTTCAAGTTTTTGCCACCAACTGCACCACAAGTTTACTGCTGGTTGTGAAATCGCCGTTTATATGTTTTCTAGagaaaccaaccaaccaaccaaccaaccaacattACTTGTCCGCAATGATTAAGATATAACAATTTGGCCATGCAAGCACGACGTGTTGACCAAGTGATAGCTTGATGATTTGGACTGATGGGTTGGTAAATGAGACGTAAAAGAGTACTGCTGGCTAGTAGGTACTGGTactagtaggtaggtaggtaggtagataggtagtatgTAGATAGATAAGTAGAGttattattgattgattgattgattgattgattgattgattgaatgattgattgattgattgattgattgatttgcaAAGACTCGACTCGAAGGGGCATGTGGCTAAGAATGACATAACTGTTAACTTGATTCTAGGAAAcctgtaatgacgatattttatCTCCCTTCAAAATGTAGGATGAGTAACTCCATTTTTCTGAAAACCAGGTCGAACCTCCTTAACTTttcttttattacaaattttggcaggtttattacacatttttttctgaaatttattacaaatatcgtaaatttttattacaattgtctttcgcaaaatttattacaaatgtcagtttataacaaatgtcggcaatattattacaaatgtcagttaacttacaaatgtcggcaattattacaaatgtcggttgtggAAAGCCATGTCTGTACCAATAGATTAAAACATATGCAATTTCTGAATAGAGTGCAAGGCAAGGCGATCACTATCTCATGACTTTCCATCTACCCACTACAATCTTGACAATCCTAAAAAAATCGAAGCTTTGTGACGAATAATCATGTTAATGTTAACAACTATTAACTGCATGCTGAATCAGGAAACTAAAAAGGTCAAAATGGATCCCCAACAAATATCTTAAGAGAGATCGAATTCGTAAACTCACCTGATTGGGATTTCTGATTGTAATTTGTCATATCACGTGACAGAAAATAGGGTATAGTGCCCATAAAAAAGACAAGCAGAAGCAATATTCTCGACATGGCATGGAGTGAAATAGCTTTGTAGGGTCAATAATGTATTTAAGGTGGACGTCTCTCaaggaaatgaagtcattttcataaactttggactctggagagccatttcatgattttacctTACCTACAATTACTTTCAATTTCAGAAAACATGAGGTTGATCTTGTGTATTCATAGTAGAGTATCTTTGCTATAAGCTATTGCATCATGAAGGTCAGAAGAAAataatgtagtcatggttacctaCTGTATTCATGACAAAGTCTCTTCAATGTACAACACGTACTCTCATCAAACCCTTTCGGCCAAGTTGGTAAATACGTTGATTAAAagttacttctaatgtgagatatggtgcttgGTTTCTGGCAATCTGTTTACAATCATGTGTTTACATTACcccgatcgtagtggtgtgaccactacaggTTTCGctatagtttacatcatatataactGTCAGCGTCATCTTCAAGTTGGTCTAAACGATCAGCCACTTCGTCAAGCTTTTGAGAAATGGCAGATAGGTCTAACTCGGTAACATTACAATTTTCTTTCATCTTGTTTAAGTCTGTTTCTATTTTGCCAACAGAGGCTCTTAAATCTTGAAAATCTTTACCAATTTTAGAGCAGGAGCGTTGTAACTGTGTCTGTGTTGTCTTTAAGTCCTGCACTTCTTTTCGAATTTCTTCACGCGTGTTTTTTATTTCGTTCAATATTTCCGATTTCGGTGATTTCATAGCTTGCAGAGTGTCTTTCTCCGGTCAAGGGTTTAATTCAACATCTGATAGTTGAAGTAGGCGTGCAATAAAAGGATATGATGCAAAACTAGCATGGTCCgttatcatatatacatagaaGTAATGGTATTTTGCACACCTTGAATTGACACCTGTGGCAAAATACTGGTAGAATCTGCGACGTGGCGATCGATTGAATCCAACGGGACAAAAAGACAGTTACTTGTTGAATTcaacacattttcatttcaagtaAAAGACAACTTTTCAGAATCTTCTAACAGACTAATGAACAACTCACGTCCTGTCACAAGTAAATCTGCGCCACAAACAGTGAATGTACATACCAACAGACAGGCCACCACTCTATACCATAGGTCGTTTGCATAGGAATTCTTCGCTGTTGAGCAGTCAGATTCAAGGGAAACATTTCTCCAATTTCTTGGGTTAACCATACACTagacatcatatataaacgtttgatgtcgcacttTTGAGCGTTCGAttaggggagggggttttgaccaaaacgaacaatgttcgtttattgagtttgtgcaacattgtgcaatcgtccctaaGAGTCTTTAAGGATTTTTTTTACGGATGTACATCTTTTTAGCCTTTTATTTAGGCAGTGATTTCAAAACTTTAAAAGACTTTGTAATCCATGATTAGCAGTTTAATAATCATTATACATAGGGTTATAACGCCACCCACTAAACAATAGATTCTATGTTTGTACCGGTAGTTTGGGCTACAAGCATAGAATCTAGGCTAGTTTTGGTGATGATAAACGCACTTTACTGTCATATATT
This window of the Glandiceps talaboti chromosome 16, keGlaTala1.1, whole genome shotgun sequence genome carries:
- the LOC144447200 gene encoding S-adenosylmethionine-dependent methyltransferase Rv2258c-like, whose amino-acid sequence is MASKETSAEFMGRIQGVLSSGFLSIGLAVGSAAGLFQAMSRLGEPKTSTEIAREANKKERYVREWLAGMVTGRIVDYNPKEETYFIPPSHLDCLLEGQAFANVGNTVQFVPTLCDGYNDVLKCMEPDGPRGIPYSVYSKFHKVMDRVSSTRFSGVPKFLKDMDDVMAKLESGIMVCDIGCGKGTAILEFAKLFPKSTFYGIDFSESLVKEAQLEADELKLPNLAFYCHDAVKLPADWSGKFELLLSIDSIHDQARPDLVLEECYRVLKSDGHYIVIDIDSHTKITDNLDNPTATTFYVCSLMHCMPVSLYFDGGFGLGTMWGMEKAIEMFENAKFTCERHFHLEGTTERVYVCRK